A region from the Candidatus Magasanikbacteria bacterium genome encodes:
- a CDS encoding PAS domain-containing protein: MKKDKFIEEVKCILDASLDCIKILDLKGDILYINRGGLLEHGFKDRLQTQNWDYLKTIEEVYLKKIKRAMKKALDGVPSTIEIKHITKGVKGASNRTWCNMTFSQVKSSKEKNAYILLVSRNITKEKKIEEKLKHKIEKLEKINKLLVRRECKMAKMKKRLKKLEK, encoded by the coding sequence ATGAAAAAAGATAAATTTATTGAAGAGGTAAAATGTATATTAGATGCCTCTTTGGATTGTATAAAAATTTTAGATTTAAAAGGAGACATTCTTTATATAAATAGAGGCGGATTACTTGAGCACGGCTTCAAAGACAGGCTTCAAACTCAAAATTGGGACTATTTAAAAACGATAGAAGAGGTTTATTTGAAAAAAATAAAAAGAGCAATGAAAAAAGCCTTAGATGGAGTACCGTCAACAATAGAAATAAAACATATTACAAAAGGAGTGAAAGGAGCATCGAACAGAACTTGGTGCAATATGACCTTTTCACAAGTAAAAAGTAGTAAAGAAAAAAATGCGTATATTCTCCTTGTCTCTAGAAATATAACAAAAGAAAAAAAAATAGAAGAAAAATTGAAACACAAGATAGAAAAACTCGAAAAAATAAATAAACTATTAGTGAGAAGAGAGTGTAAAATGGCTAAAATGAAGAAAAGACTAAAGAAGTTAGAAAAATAA
- the efp gene encoding elongation factor P, translating into MGDTTDIKKGAVIKHANDLYVVVDFKFVNPGKGCAFSKTKMKGIGSGKTIEITYKSGENIDIAHVERKNMQFLYKNSGKYSFMNNETYETVEMDEDLIGTDGKFLKEGLVVITVLHEGNPVAIQLPRKISYKVVDSPPAVKGDTASGNVTKEIGLENGLLIHAPIFIKEGETILVNTDTGDYGGRES; encoded by the coding sequence ATGGGTGATACTACTGATATCAAAAAAGGTGCTGTCATAAAACACGCAAATGATCTTTATGTTGTTGTAGATTTTAAATTTGTAAATCCTGGAAAAGGGTGTGCTTTTTCTAAAACTAAAATGAAAGGAATTGGAAGTGGTAAAACAATTGAAATTACATACAAAAGTGGAGAAAATATAGACATTGCACATGTGGAAAGAAAAAATATGCAATTTTTATATAAAAATTCTGGAAAATATTCTTTTATGAATAATGAAACTTATGAAACAGTTGAAATGGACGAAGATTTAATTGGAACAGACGGAAAATTCTTAAAAGAAGGTTTGGTTGTAATCACTGTTTTACACGAAGGAAATCCAGTTGCAATCCAACTTCCAAGAAAAATTTCTTATAAAGTTGTCGATTCTCCACCAGCCGTAAAAGGTGATACAGCAAGTGGAAATGTGACAAAAGAAATTGGATTAGAAAATGGTTTACTAATTCATGCGCCAATTTTTATAAAAGAAGGAGAGACAATTTTAGTAAACACTGACACAGGAGATTATGGGGGGCGTGAGAGTTAA
- the genX gene encoding EF-P lysine aminoacylase GenX, with amino-acid sequence MEQILHISKNEKNFVLRAKIIKIIRNFFENEGFLELDPPILIKYPDSEPNLSPISVEIQNEKKENFNGFLHTSPEYTMKKTLASGFKKIFTITHCFRNCESFGGHHNPEFTMLEWYRAEEDFYKIMKDCEDLLKLISQKTGITKINGVNIEKKWEKISMKELWQKYVNVNLDKYCETSKMYKLCKKLGFNAGKNEPFEDLFYRIFLNKIEEYLGKKVPTIVYNYPAQMASLAKISKENPKYAERFELYVNGIELANAFSELTDENEQRKRIEKDNPHFGIDEEFINAVEKMPKSAGIALGVDRLIMLFANCKKIENILLLPTNKLFNLKK; translated from the coding sequence ATGGAGCAGATCTTACACATTAGTAAAAATGAAAAAAATTTTGTACTTCGTGCAAAAATAATTAAAATTATTAGAAACTTTTTTGAAAATGAAGGTTTTTTGGAATTAGACCCACCTATTTTAATAAAATATCCAGATTCAGAGCCAAACCTCTCGCCTATTTCTGTAGAAATTCAAAATGAAAAAAAAGAAAATTTCAACGGATTTCTACATACTTCTCCAGAATATACAATGAAGAAAACTTTAGCTAGCGGATTTAAAAAAATTTTTACAATTACGCACTGCTTTCGCAATTGCGAATCTTTTGGCGGACATCATAATCCAGAATTTACAATGCTTGAGTGGTACAGAGCCGAAGAAGATTTTTATAAAATAATGAAAGACTGTGAAGATTTACTTAAATTAATATCTCAAAAAACTGGAATTACAAAAATTAATGGAGTAAATATTGAAAAAAAATGGGAAAAAATTTCAATGAAAGAATTATGGCAAAAATATGTTAATGTAAATTTAGATAAATACTGTGAAACTTCAAAAATGTATAAACTTTGTAAAAAATTAGGTTTTAATGCAGGCAAAAATGAACCTTTTGAAGACTTATTTTATAGAATTTTCTTAAATAAAATAGAAGAATATCTAGGAAAAAAAGTTCCAACAATAGTTTATAACTATCCAGCACAAATGGCATCGCTTGCAAAAATTTCAAAAGAAAATCCAAAGTATGCAGAGCGTTTTGAGCTTTATGTAAACGGAATTGAGTTGGCAAATGCATTTTCTGAATTAACAGACGAAAATGAACAAAGAAAAAGAATAGAAAAGGATAATCCACACTTTGGAATTGATGAAGAATTTATAAATGCTGTAGAAAAAATGCCGAAATCTGCTGGAATTGCACTTGGTGTTGATAGATTGATAATGCTTTTTGCAAATTGTAAAAAAATAGAAAATATACTTTTACTTCCTACAAATAAATTATTTAACTTGAAAAAATAG
- a CDS encoding quinone-dependent dihydroorotate dehydrogenase, with product MFAKNKANLIGLVYKKVFKPVFFRLDPEFVHDRFIKVGNLMGKCKVAKFFTRNLFDYKNSALQQNILDINFENPIGLSAGFDKNGKLIDILGGVGFGFMQVGTITNEYYKGNPKPRLHRLIKSKALIVYYGLKNDGVEKIIERLKKSKKTNFVKGISIGKTNCTRTAGLDAGVEDYFECYKKVLESGVGDFYTLNISCPNTFGGEPFTKPEKLLKLLEKIYSIQSKKPIFLKMPINLPWVEFEKLLEIIVQYKINGVIIGNLNKNFQDKSLKDKISENMKGGISGKPTKKLSNELISKTYKKYGDNLVIVGVGGIFSAEDAYEKIKLGASLVQLITGMIFEGPQLIGKINIELVKLMKKDGFEKISQAVGVSHKKT from the coding sequence ATGTTTGCAAAAAACAAAGCTAATTTAATAGGTTTGGTTTACAAAAAGGTTTTTAAGCCTGTTTTTTTTCGTCTAGATCCAGAATTTGTACACGATAGATTTATAAAAGTAGGAAACCTTATGGGTAAATGCAAGGTTGCAAAATTTTTTACAAGAAATCTTTTTGATTATAAAAATTCTGCACTTCAGCAAAATATTTTAGATATTAATTTTGAGAATCCAATTGGACTTTCTGCAGGTTTTGATAAAAATGGAAAATTGATAGATATTTTAGGTGGTGTTGGTTTTGGTTTTATGCAAGTTGGAACTATTACAAATGAATATTACAAAGGAAACCCAAAACCAAGATTGCATAGACTTATAAAATCCAAAGCACTGATTGTTTATTATGGTTTAAAAAATGATGGAGTAGAAAAAATTATAGAAAGACTAAAAAAATCCAAAAAAACTAATTTTGTAAAAGGAATTTCAATAGGAAAGACAAATTGTACAAGAACAGCAGGACTTGATGCTGGAGTAGAAGATTATTTTGAGTGTTATAAAAAGGTTTTGGAAAGCGGGGTTGGAGATTTTTATACTTTAAATATTTCTTGTCCAAACACTTTTGGTGGCGAACCTTTTACAAAACCAGAAAAATTATTAAAACTTTTAGAGAAAATTTATTCTATTCAAAGCAAAAAACCTATTTTTTTGAAAATGCCAATAAATTTACCGTGGGTTGAGTTTGAAAAACTTTTGGAAATAATAGTCCAATACAAAATAAACGGAGTAATAATCGGAAATTTAAATAAAAATTTTCAAGATAAAAGCTTGAAAGATAAAATTTCAGAAAATATGAAAGGAGGAATAAGTGGAAAACCTACAAAAAAACTTTCAAATGAATTAATTTCCAAAACTTATAAAAAATACGGAGATAATTTGGTAATTGTGGGTGTTGGTGGAATTTTTTCTGCAGAAGACGCTTATGAAAAAATAAAACTAGGTGCATCTTTGGTACAATTAATAACAGGAATGATTTTTGAAGGACCACAATTAATAGGAAAGATAAATATAGAATTGGTTAAGCTTATGAAAAAGGACGGATTTGAGAAAATTTCTCAAGCTGTTGGGGTTTCACATAAAAAGACTTGA
- a CDS encoding GspE/PulE family protein: MAILKKKKMKLKRRSHHFKLVKKIDLKKQKGSKKKNVNKVSANKKIVTAKKINKLIESAKHKHVQDIIVELFNGLMVYAAIGESASDLHIEPWEEEAVIRIRVDGILYDRFKVNKTIYRHLVALLKILTKMRTDEHRSPQDGRFEFDTPTNDVDVRASIIPTSNGEKVVLRFLSGKSHKLTLTQLGFLKHDLKKVSKAIHKNWGMILATGPTGSGKTTSIYAILEEINKREVNITTIEDPVEFEIEGVNQSQVDRKAKLDFATGLRSLLRQDPDVIMVGEIRDHETAKIAVNAAMTGHKLLSTLHTNNAATTVLRLIDMGTEPYLVASTLICAIAQRLVRKLCSECKEKRTFTKTKAKKILKKEHIDLLFGNKKSIKISAATGCYECGNTGYKGRLGVYEVLENTPEIQELILKHVNSTKLQEIAIKNGMTTMAEDGLKKVACHDTTLEEFMRVMQE; the protein is encoded by the coding sequence ATGGCAATTCTTAAAAAGAAAAAAATGAAACTAAAAAGGCGAAGCCATCATTTTAAATTGGTTAAAAAAATAGACTTAAAAAAACAAAAAGGTAGTAAAAAAAAGAATGTAAATAAAGTATCTGCAAATAAAAAAATAGTAACAGCAAAAAAAATAAATAAATTGATTGAGAGTGCAAAACACAAACATGTCCAAGATATTATAGTGGAGCTATTCAATGGTTTGATGGTGTATGCTGCTATCGGTGAGTCTGCCTCAGATTTGCATATAGAACCATGGGAGGAGGAAGCTGTTATTCGTATTCGTGTAGATGGTATTTTATACGATAGGTTTAAAGTTAATAAAACTATCTATAGGCATCTTGTAGCACTTTTGAAGATTCTTACAAAAATGAGAACAGACGAGCACAGGTCTCCACAAGATGGGCGTTTTGAGTTTGATACTCCCACAAACGATGTAGATGTGCGAGCCTCTATTATTCCAACATCAAACGGAGAAAAAGTAGTTTTACGGTTTCTTTCTGGTAAATCTCATAAATTAACATTAACACAACTCGGATTTTTGAAGCACGATTTAAAAAAAGTTTCCAAAGCAATTCACAAAAATTGGGGAATGATTTTGGCAACAGGTCCAACAGGAAGTGGAAAGACAACATCAATTTATGCAATTTTGGAAGAGATAAATAAAAGAGAGGTTAACATAACCACAATTGAAGATCCCGTAGAGTTTGAAATAGAGGGTGTAAACCAAAGCCAGGTCGACAGAAAGGCAAAGCTAGATTTTGCTACTGGACTTCGCTCTCTTTTGAGGCAAGATCCTGATGTAATTATGGTTGGTGAGATTCGCGATCACGAAACAGCAAAAATAGCAGTAAATGCAGCTATGACTGGACACAAACTACTCTCAACTCTGCACACAAATAACGCCGCTACAACTGTTTTAAGACTTATAGATATGGGAACAGAGCCTTATTTGGTAGCCTCAACACTTATTTGTGCTATTGCTCAGCGGTTGGTTCGCAAGTTGTGTTCAGAATGTAAAGAAAAAAGAACTTTTACAAAAACTAAGGCTAAAAAAATTCTAAAAAAAGAACATATAGATTTATTATTTGGAAATAAAAAATCAATCAAAATATCAGCCGCAACTGGGTGCTACGAGTGTGGAAATACAGGATACAAAGGGCGTTTAGGTGTTTATGAGGTTTTGGAGAATACACCTGAAATACAGGAGTTAATTTTGAAACATGTAAATAGTACAAAACTACAAGAAATAGCTATTAAAAATGGGATGACAACAATGGCAGAAGATGGATTGAAAAAAGTTGCTTGCCATGACACCACATTAGAGGAATTTATGAGGGTTATGCAAGAGTAA
- a CDS encoding type II secretion system F family protein, whose protein sequence is MKKKHHKKHKIIKKSKKKQNLLWNRISVNLKHTELMLFTKYLNVLLGSGLTLDEALDILVDQSSGSLKKILKSLQGNIRKGGTLSAGLENYPHIFSSVFINLIKAGESSGTLQNNLENLTLQMEKEYELRKKVKGALVYPVVVLSVAVIVMVGIIIFVMPGLVELFYSLKIELPATTKGLLWVSELFRDDYLTVIAFSITLFIFLSVLKKLKFVKPILHWILLRLPVAGKLSRDTNLARLTRLMGTMLKSGMTLKEVLSISSQVLQNVRYKKVMKRVGKEVARGGTISGVLEKHKKMFPILATRLIKVGEETGTLDKMLVYVAEFYEQEIDGTTKNLSTLLEPFVILLIGGVVALLASSIITPIYKIIGSVG, encoded by the coding sequence ATGAAGAAGAAGCACCATAAAAAACATAAAATAATAAAAAAATCTAAAAAAAAGCAGAACCTGCTTTGGAATAGAATATCTGTAAATTTAAAACATACAGAATTGATGCTATTTACAAAATACCTTAATGTTTTGTTGGGTTCTGGTCTTACTTTAGATGAAGCGTTGGATATTTTGGTGGATCAATCATCTGGTTCTTTAAAAAAGATTTTAAAAAGCCTTCAAGGAAATATAAGAAAAGGTGGAACTTTATCTGCTGGTTTAGAAAATTATCCTCATATATTTTCTTCTGTATTTATAAATTTAATTAAAGCTGGAGAAAGCTCTGGTACATTGCAAAATAATTTAGAAAATTTAACGCTTCAAATGGAAAAGGAGTATGAACTTAGAAAAAAGGTTAAAGGTGCACTTGTTTATCCGGTGGTTGTGCTTTCTGTTGCTGTAATAGTAATGGTTGGAATTATAATCTTTGTAATGCCTGGGCTTGTGGAGCTTTTTTATTCTTTAAAAATAGAATTACCAGCAACAACAAAAGGTTTGCTTTGGGTATCTGAATTATTTAGAGACGATTATCTTACTGTTATTGCTTTTTCGATAACATTGTTTATTTTTTTATCTGTATTGAAAAAATTAAAATTTGTAAAACCTATTTTACACTGGATTTTATTGCGTTTACCTGTCGCAGGTAAGCTTTCTAGAGATACAAACTTAGCAAGGTTGACAAGACTAATGGGCACTATGCTGAAAAGTGGCATGACTTTAAAAGAAGTCTTGTCTATATCTTCTCAGGTTTTACAAAATGTAAGGTATAAAAAAGTAATGAAAAGAGTTGGGAAAGAGGTTGCAAGAGGGGGAACTATAAGTGGAGTTCTTGAAAAACATAAAAAAATGTTTCCAATTTTAGCAACAAGGCTTATTAAAGTTGGAGAAGAGACAGGAACATTGGATAAAATGTTAGTATATGTTGCCGAATTTTATGAACAAGAAATTGATGGAACAACAAAAAATTTATCTACACTTTTAGAACCTTTTGTTATACTTTTGATAGGAGGGGTTGTGGCACTTCTAGCTTCTTCTATTATTACACCAATTTATAAGATAATAGGTTCTGTAGGTTAA
- a CDS encoding type II secretion system GspH family protein: MKQKGFTTIEIIVAMSIFLIISAASFGIYTNFQNVIAETGLKEVGSVINSAANKARNGLFGTSWGIYFPYDEVTRKTETAVIFSGDSYGARDTSKDINIKFTKAIEFINMSVSGSGSSSGNDHEIVFLPFSADTSQYGEILVQSFGATSTIIVSKDGFITWK; the protein is encoded by the coding sequence ATGAAACAAAAAGGTTTTACAACAATAGAGATTATAGTAGCAATGAGTATATTTTTAATAATTTCCGCTGCTAGTTTTGGTATTTATACAAACTTTCAAAATGTTATTGCAGAAACTGGATTAAAAGAGGTTGGTTCGGTTATTAATTCTGCTGCAAACAAAGCTAGAAACGGACTTTTTGGCACTTCTTGGGGAATATATTTTCCTTATGATGAAGTGACTAGAAAAACAGAAACTGCTGTAATTTTTTCTGGCGATAGTTATGGTGCTAGGGACACATCAAAAGATATAAATATAAAATTTACAAAAGCAATAGAATTTATAAATATGTCTGTGAGTGGTTCTGGTAGTTCAAGTGGCAATGATCACGAAATTGTATTTTTACCTTTTTCCGCAGATACTAGTCAGTACGGAGAGATATTAGTGCAATCTTTTGGTGCAACCTCAACCATTATTGTATCAAAAGATGGGTTTATTACTTGGAAGTAG
- a CDS encoding ATP-binding protein — MIYNSFSILYLIVFSLNILLGLKILFNNKKNILNKLFATYAFSLAFWNISLFFTITAIGGPTLQLWWSRLAFSFSLILVNVFLYFSLIYPKTKPKNKLFNLFYIIVSLVLFILTLTPLLITNSVIIINGSINGTLGPLINFFTFYYPTIIIITLIILIIKVINSKKIEKIKLAYTTIGFSILVIPILITNLFLPILFNNFHYNNIGPLFSFPMLLIIGYAIVKHRFLDIEVIIKRGFIFSATFVVVATLFIASMLFAGEFIGQTYALVLAAFIITIGFTPFKNSLERITNKIFFKRQYHLRSALEEFNNLLISKHNLKNLLTDTAQKIKDKLQTDDVTFILGSAVYKKFHTAKVFGDKNKIKIEKHKDLVEYISDHKNKEAFIDKNTSVIFKDHLDYLVSHTRIFTNGQRKKLIHFKKAMNKSKFEVISPIYSHKDKKLIAILIIGKKKSDDPFYDKDIRLIDQISKEVVYPIEHSEALRKLQETDKIKTEFINVLSLHLRTPLSSALWDLEILLDGDVGKISKKISSHTSGIHYKLKSLNNGLNSLFTSLEISEKKVAIKKDPNDFFKNLLTPALEKVEEDIEKKGIKIKIKSSQKEITINCDTKKIQQILETLISNAVDYSPKKSTIIIHPSLNVRTDKFTVSVEDEGVGVSTKNKELIFEKFFRGNEIKKIKPEGLGVDLFISRKFAKKHKGQLWCKAKTKKRKGATFILEIPSK; from the coding sequence ATGATTTATAATTCATTTTCAATTTTATATTTAATTGTTTTTTCTTTAAATATATTATTAGGTTTAAAAATACTATTTAATAATAAAAAAAATATTTTAAATAAACTATTTGCAACTTATGCTTTTAGTTTAGCGTTTTGGAATATTTCTCTTTTTTTTACAATTACTGCAATAGGCGGGCCTACACTTCAACTTTGGTGGAGTAGGCTCGCTTTTTCTTTTTCTTTAATTTTAGTTAATGTTTTTTTATATTTTTCTTTAATATATCCAAAAACAAAACCAAAAAATAAATTATTTAATTTATTTTATATTATTGTAAGTTTAGTTTTATTTATTTTAACATTAACACCCCTATTAATTACAAATAGTGTTATTATTATTAATGGATCCATAAATGGAACCTTGGGGCCTTTAATTAATTTTTTTACTTTTTATTACCCAACAATTATTATAATAACTCTTATAATTTTAATTATAAAAGTTATAAATTCTAAAAAAATAGAAAAAATTAAACTAGCATATACAACAATAGGTTTTTCCATATTGGTAATACCAATACTTATAACAAATCTATTTTTACCGATTTTATTTAATAATTTTCACTATAATAATATAGGACCTTTATTCTCTTTCCCAATGCTTTTAATCATTGGTTATGCTATTGTAAAACATAGATTTTTGGATATAGAGGTTATTATAAAAAGAGGTTTTATATTTTCTGCAACTTTTGTAGTTGTAGCCACACTATTTATTGCAAGCATGCTTTTTGCCGGAGAGTTTATTGGGCAAACTTATGCACTTGTTTTGGCAGCTTTTATAATTACAATTGGTTTTACACCTTTCAAAAACTCTTTAGAGAGGATTACAAACAAGATATTTTTCAAAAGACAATACCACTTACGCTCTGCACTAGAAGAATTTAATAATCTTCTAATATCAAAACACAATTTGAAAAACTTACTTACAGATACTGCACAAAAAATTAAAGACAAACTCCAAACAGATGATGTCACCTTTATACTTGGGAGTGCTGTTTACAAGAAATTTCATACTGCAAAAGTTTTTGGAGATAAAAATAAAATAAAAATTGAAAAACATAAGGACTTAGTAGAGTATATATCAGACCACAAAAACAAAGAGGCTTTTATAGACAAAAATACAAGTGTTATTTTTAAAGACCATCTGGACTATTTAGTAAGCCATACTCGTATTTTTACAAATGGACAAAGAAAAAAACTTATTCACTTTAAAAAAGCTATGAATAAGTCTAAGTTTGAAGTTATTTCCCCTATTTATTCTCACAAAGACAAAAAATTGATCGCTATATTAATTATAGGAAAAAAGAAGTCTGATGATCCTTTTTATGATAAAGATATCCGACTAATAGACCAGATTTCAAAAGAAGTTGTTTACCCAATTGAACACTCAGAAGCCTTGAGAAAACTTCAAGAAACAGATAAAATTAAAACTGAATTTATAAATGTTTTGTCTCTTCACCTTCGTACACCGCTTTCTTCGGCTCTTTGGGATTTGGAAATTTTATTAGATGGAGATGTTGGAAAAATAAGTAAAAAAATCAGCTCTCACACAAGTGGAATTCACTACAAACTAAAATCTTTAAATAATGGTTTAAATTCACTTTTTACATCACTCGAAATATCAGAAAAAAAAGTAGCTATCAAAAAAGATCCAAATGATTTCTTTAAAAATCTACTGACACCAGCATTAGAAAAAGTAGAAGAAGACATAGAGAAAAAAGGTATAAAAATTAAAATAAAATCTAGTCAAAAAGAAATTACCATAAACTGTGATACAAAAAAAATACAACAAATTCTAGAAACACTCATTTCCAATGCTGTAGATTATAGCCCAAAAAAAAGTACTATTATCATACATCCATCATTAAATGTTCGGACAGACAAATTTACTGTTTCAGTGGAAGACGAAGGTGTTGGAGTATCTACAAAAAACAAAGAATTAATTTTTGAAAAATTCTTTAGAGGAAATGAAATTAAAAAAATAAAACCAGAAGGGTTAGGTGTTGATTTATTTATAAGTCGTAAATTTGCAAAAAAACATAAAGGTCAGCTGTGGTGCAAAGCTAAAACAAAAAAAAGGAAAGGTGCCACTTTTATATTAGAGATACCTTCAAAATAA
- a CDS encoding methyltransferase domain-containing protein, translating into MKKFFWQFYAILYDIVRFLKPYKYLQKRILEELRLIPHLDILDSGCGTGNSIKEVVSSKDLPYNIKIFGIDISSIMLGKARRKLKKFSNVNFEKKRTENEAKNKRSFDRIISSNSLYTTKNPEEVIENWYKKLEDGGILVLVNPFNPKPQNILNEHLQLIKKERDWKAGLLFFCIFPLSVLLMMINLVIAKAAKKGSTVHFIEPKKLEEILKNVGFIILNFEVLYGDTCILFSCQKDTGQIITKGGEEILIRRAQTPEEIIETQKLRYEVYCEEIKSLDPKDYPDKIEIDWFDQYSYHFFAKNNCGIIGCIRLIPNTPRGFLLEEEFELPKFQEIARMKTLELSRLSVAKIKRTTNLGILITAFSLITTKKKIYTKYWIAVCQKKYWLEISKTCNIKIWESYKEYHGTFSAPGSIFFKDKIYFNLNYDL; encoded by the coding sequence ATGAAAAAGTTCTTTTGGCAATTCTATGCAATTTTGTATGATATTGTGAGATTTTTAAAACCTTACAAATATTTACAAAAGAGAATTTTGGAAGAGTTGAGACTTATTCCACACTTAGATATTTTAGATTCTGGATGTGGAACAGGAAACTCAATAAAAGAAGTGGTTTCTTCGAAGGATTTACCTTATAATATAAAAATTTTTGGAATCGATATCTCTTCTATAATGCTTGGAAAAGCAAGGAGAAAATTGAAAAAATTTAGTAATGTAAATTTTGAAAAAAAAAGAACTGAAAATGAAGCGAAAAATAAAAGATCTTTTGACCGCATAATATCTTCAAACTCGCTTTATACAACAAAAAATCCAGAAGAAGTCATAGAAAATTGGTATAAAAAATTAGAAGACGGTGGTATTTTAGTATTAGTTAATCCTTTTAATCCAAAACCACAAAATATTCTAAATGAACATTTACAATTGATTAAAAAAGAGAGAGATTGGAAAGCAGGACTATTATTTTTTTGTATTTTTCCTTTGTCAGTCTTACTTATGATGATAAACTTAGTTATTGCAAAAGCTGCAAAAAAAGGAAGTACAGTACACTTTATTGAACCTAAAAAACTAGAAGAAATTCTTAAAAATGTAGGTTTTATAATTTTAAATTTTGAAGTTTTGTATGGTGATACTTGTATTTTATTTAGTTGCCAAAAAGACACGGGTCAAATAATTACAAAAGGTGGGGAAGAAATTCTTATTCGTAGAGCACAAACTCCAGAAGAAATAATTGAAACCCAAAAATTAAGATATGAAGTATATTGTGAAGAAATAAAAAGTTTAGACCCAAAAGATTATCCAGACAAAATAGAAATAGACTGGTTTGATCAATATTCTTATCATTTTTTTGCAAAGAATAATTGTGGTATAATAGGGTGTATTAGGCTAATTCCAAATACTCCAAGAGGATTTTTATTGGAAGAGGAGTTTGAATTACCAAAATTTCAAGAAATAGCAAGAATGAAAACACTGGAATTATCTAGATTGTCAGTCGCAAAAATAAAAAGAACTACAAATTTAGGTATTTTAATAACAGCATTTTCATTAATAACCACAAAAAAGAAAATCTATACAAAATATTGGATAGCTGTTTGTCAAAAAAAATATTGGTTAGAAATATCTAAAACTTGTAATATTAAAATTTGGGAATCATATAAAGAATATCACGGTACATTTTCTGCTCCTGGTAGTATTTTTTTTAAAGATAAAATATATTTTAATTTAAATTATGATTTATAA